The following proteins are co-located in the Pseudoalteromonas sp. N1230-9 genome:
- a CDS encoding glucan biosynthesis protein, with the protein MKPETQIKLFSAFKKKTYLGVLLATCAGNAYATEEQTQPQATKAEEAVVEQKPAMITIPQEKLFEVITARAKKLASEPYVAPKDLELEALTSIGYQDYRAIRFRTEQAIWKDESLYEIQLFHPGFLYKSPVAINTLEKNAEVKSLPFKTDYYRYDATAAPLEQEISKATENAQLGHAGFRLHFPLNNNEYKDEVAVFQGASYFRLVGPHQVYGISARGLAIDTALSSGEEFPVFKEFWLVKPAPEDTTIVLYALLDSPSVAGAYRFELTPSTNTEVKTEMQIFARKDIKKLGIAPLTSMFYHGENSTKFFDDYRPEVHDSDGLLMQSAQGQWVWRALNNPKKLSVTSFSYDSPKGFGLAQRDRDFNNYLDTEAHYHNRPSMWIEPINDWGKGRVELVEIPTDTETNDNIVSYWVPEQAMKAGDNLSFSYKLSTFNATLATQDKASVLRTRIGSAALPGEKNPPPKSHRQFTVDFSGENINQLSANFALMADLNISAGQISDKTVQQLPNNQGWRVAFKVAPEGDKPVDMRLSLKLRDKEISEVWSYVWYPNDVQ; encoded by the coding sequence ATGAAACCAGAAACCCAGATTAAGCTCTTCAGTGCATTTAAAAAGAAGACCTACTTGGGCGTATTATTAGCCACCTGTGCAGGCAATGCATACGCTACTGAAGAACAAACTCAACCACAAGCAACCAAAGCAGAGGAAGCGGTTGTTGAGCAAAAGCCTGCGATGATTACTATCCCACAAGAAAAGCTATTTGAAGTTATCACTGCACGTGCGAAAAAATTAGCTTCAGAGCCTTATGTTGCACCTAAAGATTTAGAACTTGAAGCTTTAACAAGTATTGGTTATCAAGATTATCGCGCAATTCGTTTTCGTACTGAACAAGCTATTTGGAAAGATGAAAGCCTTTATGAAATCCAATTATTTCACCCTGGCTTTTTATATAAATCACCTGTTGCGATCAATACCCTAGAGAAAAATGCCGAAGTTAAAAGCTTGCCATTTAAAACGGATTATTACCGCTACGACGCAACGGCAGCCCCTTTAGAGCAAGAAATCAGTAAAGCCACAGAAAATGCGCAGTTAGGTCATGCCGGTTTTCGCTTACACTTTCCTTTGAATAACAATGAGTACAAAGATGAAGTCGCTGTTTTTCAAGGCGCATCTTACTTTCGTCTAGTTGGCCCACATCAGGTATACGGTATTTCAGCGCGAGGCTTAGCGATTGATACGGCCTTAAGTTCAGGCGAAGAGTTTCCTGTTTTTAAAGAGTTCTGGCTAGTTAAACCCGCGCCAGAGGACACGACTATAGTGCTTTATGCGCTTTTGGATAGCCCTTCGGTTGCAGGAGCGTATCGCTTTGAGCTTACTCCTTCAACCAATACTGAAGTAAAAACCGAGATGCAAATTTTTGCTCGTAAAGATATTAAAAAGTTAGGTATTGCACCGCTTACAAGTATGTTTTATCACGGTGAAAACAGTACCAAGTTCTTTGATGACTACCGTCCAGAAGTTCATGACTCAGATGGCTTGTTAATGCAATCAGCACAAGGTCAATGGGTATGGCGTGCACTTAATAATCCGAAAAAACTGAGCGTAACCTCTTTTAGTTATGATAGCCCGAAAGGCTTTGGACTCGCGCAGCGTGACCGTGACTTTAACAATTACTTAGACACAGAGGCGCACTACCACAATCGCCCTAGCATGTGGATTGAACCTATCAATGATTGGGGCAAAGGACGTGTAGAGCTTGTTGAAATTCCGACAGACACCGAAACTAACGACAACATTGTTAGCTACTGGGTACCAGAGCAAGCTATGAAGGCTGGCGATAATTTAAGCTTCAGCTATAAGCTATCAACCTTCAATGCAACCCTTGCAACGCAAGATAAAGCGAGTGTGCTAAGAACCCGCATAGGTAGCGCGGCATTACCTGGTGAGAAGAATCCACCGCCTAAAAGTCATCGTCAATTCACCGTCGACTTTAGTGGCGAAAATATTAACCAATTGTCTGCAAACTTCGCACTGATGGCTGATTTAAATATTTCAGCTGGCCAAATCAGCGATAAAACAGTGCAGCAATTACCAAATAATCAAGGATGGCG